The following nucleotide sequence is from Halogeometricum borinquense DSM 11551.
TCCTTAACTTCAGCGTCTACAAGAACGCCTACGACAAGAACTACATGGGCATGCCCGCCGAGGGCGAATTCGACTACCTCGAAAGCTGGGACAGCACCTCCTGGTATCTTGCGAAACAGTAACTAAGGCGCACCACGCGCTTTTTTGCGAACTATTTGCTAATGACTAGCATAAAACAAACATGAAGTGGTACATCACTCGCCGTCTCGCGTGGACCGTAGTGGCGACGTTAATCATCCTCTCGCTCACGTTCGGGCTGATGGCAGCCTCTCCGGACCCACAGGCCGCATCGTACGTCGCACAGCAGGTCCAAGAGGGAGGCAATTACCAAGAAGCACAGGAATCGTACGAAAAAGCACGGGGACTCGACAAACCGCTCTGGGAGCGGTACAAGAACTACATGGTCGGGATGGTGACGCTCGACTGGGGGTGGTCAGAAACCCGCTCTCAACCGGTGATACAAGCCATCTCGGAGGCGTGGCCGTACTCCGTGATGTACGGTACTCCGGCGCTCATCATCTCGACAGTGGTCGGTGTCGCAATCGGGTTGTACTCGGCGACCCACCGGAACTCACTGGAGGACTACGCGGCATCAGCGTTCGCGTTCTTCGGCATCAGCATCCCGGACTTCTGGTTCGCCATCCTGATGATTCTCATCTTCGGGGTGTGGTTGGGGTGGATTCCCATCTACTACCACTCCGACGTGCCGTGGCTCTCACTGCAGAACGCCCAACAACTCGTCGCGCCGACGCTCGTCGTCACGCTCTCCTCTATCGCAAGCGAGATGCGCTTCTCGCGTGCGACGGCGTTGGAGTACGTGAACGCCGAGTTCGTTAAGACTGCGAAGGCGAAGGGCGCAAACAGTTGGCGGCGCGTCACCCGACACATCTTCCGCCCGGCGCTCGTCCCCCTCTCGACAATCCTCGTCGGCGACATTCTGAATATCGTCCTCGTGAGTTCGTACCTCGTCGAGGTGGTGTTCGGCATCCCCGGGTTGGGACAGTTGAGTTACAAGGCCATCCTCCAACAGGACGTGTCACTCGTCCTCGGGACGGTGCTCATCCCGACGTTCATCGCGATCATCGGGAACCTGTTCCAAGACTTGGCCTACACGGTACTTGACCCGCGAATCGACTACGGTGATCGATAATGGCGGCAGAAGACTATCAAGACCGGTTCGAGGACATCGATTGGGACGACCTCCAGCGGTCGGGATTCGACTCGCTGACGGTGCAGAGCGGGGGCTACCTCGTTTCGATGGGCATCCTTGCGGTGTTGCTCGCCTACGACTACTTCCTCGCACAGGGGCCGACAATCACCACGCCGTTCCAGTGGGACGTGAGCCAACTCGATTGGCTCCTCATCGCCACACTCGTGACGGTGGCGTTCTACGCCGTCTACCCGCTGTACGACAACCCACGGATGACGCGGCGGTACTGGCGCGAATTTAGCAAAAACCGTGCGGCCGTCATCAGCGGCGTCTTCCTGACGCTCATCTTCGGTCTCGGTCTGGTCGGCCCGATGTTCGTCTCCAAACCGGAGCTGAACGTTCTTGCGCAGTACCAGCCGCCGGTGTTCTTCTCCGTTCCCGAATCGACGGTCGGGAGCTGTATGGGTCCCGTCGTCGATGGAATGTGTCAGGGTACGTGGCAGTACCCGCTCGGAACGACCGGGCAGGGGAAGGGAATCATGAAGAGCGTCGTCTACGGGATGCGCGTCAGCCTCGAAGTCGGCCTCATCACGCCGCTTATCATCATTCTCATCGGGACCGCCGTGGGTACGATCGCGGCGTACTCCGGTGGCCTGATGGACGAACTGCTGATGCGGTACGTGGACATTCAGCTGACGTTCCCGACGTTCTTCCTCTATCTCCTGCTTCTGTACCTGTACGGTGGGACGCTGTTCCTCCTCATCGTCATCTTCGGCCTCACGAGTTGGGGTTCGACCGCTCGGCTCGTCCGCTCGGAAGCACTCCAGCGGCGCGAGGAGGAGTACATCCAAGCCGCACAATCTGCAGGAGCCAGCGAGTTCTGGGTCATCCGGAAACATCTCGTGCCGAACGTCTCGAACACGGTCATCACGAACGCGAGTCTGCTCATTCCGAGTCTCATCCTGTTCGAGGCGGCGTTCTCGTTCCTCGGACTCGGCGACCCGACCATCCCTTCGTGGGGGCAGGTCATCGCCGCCGGACGGAGCGATATCGACACGGCGTGGTGGATTTCGACTATCCCCGGCGTGTTCCTGTTCACGACGGTACTGGCACTGAACTTCGTCGGCGACGCGTTGCGCGACGCACTCGACCCGCGCTCGGAGGACTAAGATGAGCGAACCACTACTCTCGATACGGAATCTGAAGACGCACTTTCACACGGACGAAGGGACGGTACACGCGGTAGACGGCGTGAGTCTCGACGTCGACCGCGGCGAGACAGTCTGCGTGGTTGGCGAAAGCGGGTCCGGAAAGACGGTCACCGCAGAGTCGATTACGCGACTCATTCCGGAACCGCCGGGCGAAATCGTCGGCGGCGAAGTCCGCTTCGACGGCGACGACGTGCTTTCGATGTCCGAGTCGGAACTGGAGGACCTCCGCGGCGGCCGAATCGGCCACATCTTCCAGAATCCGCAGGGGGCGTTGAATCCAGTCTACACCATCGGTTGGCAGATTCGGGAGGCAATTCAGCTCCACGACGACGTTTCCGACGAGGAGGCGCACGAACGGACAATCGACCTCCTCGACCGCGTTGGTATCCCCGACGCGACGAGTCGAATCGACGACTACCCGCACGAGTTCTCCGGCGGGATGAAACAGCGCGTCGTCATCGCGATGGCGCTGGCGTCGAATCCCGACTTGCTCATCGCTGACGAACCGACGACGGCGCTGGACGTGACTATCCAGATGCAGATTCTCCGGTTGCTCAATCAGGTCCAAGACGAGTTCAACACGGGTATCGTGATGATCACGCACGACCTTGGCGTCGTCGCCGAAGTCGCAGACCGCGTGGTCGTCATGTACGCCGGAAAGGTGATGGAACAGGGCGACGTGTACGAAATATTCGAGAACCCCTCGCATCCGTACACGCGCGCGCTCTTGGAGTGTCTCCCCGGCCGAGGCGAACGCATGGAGGCTATCGGCGGGTCACTCCCATCCACCACGTCACCGCCGTCTGGATGCCGGTTCAACCCGCGGTGCCCGTACGCAGTTGCAGATTGCAAGAAGGGGAAGCAACCGCCGATGCACAGCACCGGAAACGGCGATCACACGGTGTCGTGCGTCCACTACGAACCGGGCGCTGACCCGTCGGTCGTCCTCGGAGAGGACAGTTCGGACGCCGTTGGCGACGCGCGCGCTGATGGCGGACCCGAAACGGGAGGTGACGACAGATGAGTTCGGACGCACCCCTGCTCGAAGTTCGGAACCTGAAGAAACACTACCCCATCACGAAGGGAATCATGAAGCGGGAAGTCGGCAGCGTCCGCGCAGTTGACGGAATCAGTTTCGCCGTCGAACGCGGCGAGACGGTCGGTCTCGTCGGCGAGTCCGGATGTGGGAAGTCAACCGCTGCGACCTCGCTGCTCCGACTCGAAGACCCCACGGACGGCGAAGTCCTGTTCGAGGGGCGCGACATCACTGAGTACAACGACAAGGAACTGAAGCGCTTCCGCCGGGAGGCGCAGATGATCTTCCAAGATCCCACGTCCAGTTTCGACCCGCGGATGTCTATCGGTGAGTCCGTCGCCGAACCGCTGACCGTCCACGGGATGCGCGACCGCGAACGCCGTCGTCGTATCGTAAAGGATCTGCTCGAACGGGTTGGTCTGTCGGCCGACGACATCGACCGCTACCCACACGAGTTCTCCGGCGGGCAGAAACAGCGTATCGGCCTCGCGCGCGCGCTGGTTCTCAACCCGAAACTCATCGTCGCCGACGAACCCGTGTCAGCACTGGACGTCTCGATTCAGGCGGAGATCCTCTCGCTGATGAAAGAGATCCAAGACGAGTTCGGTCTGGGGATGCTGCTTATCAGTCACGACCTCTCCGTCGTCCGCGAAATCTGCGACCGGGTGGCCGTGATGTATCTCGGTGAGATAGTCGAGTTCGGCCGGACCGAGGACCTGTACGAGGATCCACAACACCCGTACACGCGGGCGCTGCTCTCCTCGATTCCGCAACCGGACCCGACGAAGCGCGGAAATGCAGTCGAACTCACCGGAGACGTGCCGAGTCCGTCGAACCCGCCGTCGGGATGCCGGTTCCACACGCGATGTCCGGAAGTCATTCCGCCGGAGGGCTACGACTTCGAACAGGAGGCGTGGCGGTCCGTGATGGACCTTCGCGTCCGACTGAGACGCGGCGGCGTGGACGCCGACGCCGTTCGAGAGTTCGTCGCCAGCGAGACGAGCCAATCGCCTGAAGCGGTATCGGAAGACAGAATCAAGGCAGAGATTCGCCGCGAGTTCGACATTCCCGAGCAGTTGGCCGACGCCAGTGCCGAGTCGGTTCTCTCGGACGCGTTAGAACTGCTTGCGAACGGCGACCAATCGGAGGCGCGCGACCTCCTCGGAGACGAGTTCGAGACAGTCTGTGAGACTGCCACTCCGGAACTTCGCCGGACGCCCGTTGGCCACTCCGCGTCGTGCCACCTTATCGAAACGTCCGAGGATACGCTCACGGCACCGTCGACCAACGACTAAAGAGCGAGACGGAAACCGACCCGAACTTCCGGGGCCGCGTCACTTTTTTCACGAGCGACCATACGCTTGGGCACATGTCTGACACGACAGCGCTATTTATCGTCAGCGAAGCGGGCTACTGGGGCGAAGAGTGCGTCGAACCGCTGACAACGCTCTCGGAAGCCGGGGTTGACGTGACGGTGGCGACGCCGACGGGAGCGCAACCGGTCGTTGACGAGCGATCCGTCGCTCCCGACGAAGTCGGTGAGGAGATGTCACAGAAAGTACTGGAGGTCCACGAGAACGACGACCGACTGGCAGATCCCGTCCCGATAGCGACGGTTGACGCCACCGACTACGACGCCGTCGTCTTCCCCGGTGGTCACGGCACGCAGTGGGATATCAACCAGGACCGTCACGCTCGACAGGCCTTGCTGAGTGCCGTCGCCGGGGAGAAAGGAAAAGCGCTCGTCGTCTGCCACGCTGTCGGTATCCTCGCGTTCACCCGCGAAGCAGACGGGAGGTACCTCGTCGAAGACCGCGAAGTCACCGGATTCCCGAACGAGTGGGAAGAAGGCATCGTAGACGAGAACGACCTGCTTCCTGACGGACGAAAACTCCCCTACTGGATCGAAGACGAAGTCACGGCCGTCGGCGGCGCGTGGGACGCCGAACTGGATCAGGAGACGAGCGTTACCGTGGACGGTGACCTCATCACCGCGCGTGGTCCGGAGTCCTCGGCAGCCGCCGCCGAGACGTTGATCGACGAACTCGGGATCGAAGCGTAACCGCTGTCTGCCACCGCTTTTGCGCCTCAGTACGACCGCGGCATGACCGGGCGAGGAACCGAAGTCTGCTACGACGAACTCGCCGACTGCGATCTCGACTCCCACAACCGCGAAGTAGCCGACTTCTGACTACCGCTTACTCGATTTTGAACACGGCCTCTTCGATGCGTTCTGACCGACAGTCCGGACACCGAGACGGATAGTTCACCGGGTCGTCGAACGCCGAGAATCCACAGTTGCGGCACTCGGGCGGCGCGACGAGAAACTGTTCGTCGCGGTCGACGGAATCGACCGACCGGGCGACGTGTTTGAGATGGTTGTACGCCGACGACCGAGCGATTCCGACTGTCTCCGAGAGATCGGTTGCCGTCTTCGGGCCGTCGCGGAGGGCGTCCGCGATTCGCTCGCGCGTCGTCGCGTCCGAATCCGATTCCGACATGCCTCTCTCTACGACTCCACCACTGGTAGGTTTTCCTCTCGATCCGGGCATTCGATCTCAGCGTCTCTGACTCGTTTCGCTGTCCGTCGCACCTCGTCCCATCTCGTTGTCTTTTGTTGTCGTACAAACGAATATGCAGTCGAATAGTCTAGTTGCGTGTGTACAGTTGTCATTAACAAATATTTCGTATCATTAGGTGGGAAGGATGGGAAAAGAACTTGACATAGCGGTAAGTCAGTCCCCGTATGAAGGCTGTCGTCCTTGCAGGTGGTTACGCGACACGACTCTGGCCCATCACCAAACACCGGCCAAAGATGTTCTTACCGGTGGGTGACGAGACGGTCATCGACGTGATATTCGAGGATCTAGAGGAAGATGACCGAATCTCGGAGGTGTTCGTCAGCACAAACGAGCGGTTCGAGGAGTCATTCGAGGAGTATCTCTCCGATTCGCCGTTCGAGAAGCCGACGGTTTCCGTCGAGGAAACGGTCGAAGAAGACGAGAAGTTCGGCGTCGTCGGCGCGCTCGAACAACTCATCGACCGCGAGAACGTCGAAGAGGATCTGATCGTCATCGCGGGTGACAACCTGCTCTCGTTCGACGTGTCCGAGTTCGTTGATTTCTTCGAGGCAAAGCGGACGCCGTGTATCGCCGCCTACGACGTCGGCTCGAAAGAACGAGCGAAATCTTACGGTCTCGTCGAACTCGACGGTGACCGCGTCGTTGACTTCCAAGAGAAGCCTGACGACCCGAAGAGTACGCTCGTCTCTATCGCGTGCTATGCGTTCCCAGCGGAGACGCTCCCCAAGTTTGATGAATACCTGCAGGACGGCAACAACCCGGACGAGCCAGGTTGGTTCATCCAGTGGCTCCAGCAACGCGGCGACGTCCACGCGTTCACGTTCGACGGCGCGTGGTTCGACATCGGGACGCCCGAAAGCTATCTCGACGCGGTATCGTGGTATCTCGGCGGCGAGAACTTCGTCCACGAGACGGCGACTGTAAGCGACTCCGAACTCGGCGAGAACGTCTACGTCATGGAGAACAGCGCCGTGGAGGGATCGACGCTGGAGAAGACGGTTGTCTTCAGTAACACCACGATCAGAAACGCTGACATCCGAAACACAATCGTAGACGAGGAAACCCACGTCGAGAATCTCGACCTCTCGAACGCCCTCATCGGCGCTCACTCGCACCTCGAATAGTCCCCAAATCGACTACGGCGCTTTCTGTGCTATCGGTCGCGTCTGCGAATCTTCACTCATGTGACCGTACGACGGCGTACGGTCGGATGCGTACTCGTTGCAGACGCGACTATCGTTACTCGCCGAGACGTGCGTCCGTGATTTCGAGATGGCCGCGCGTCCCCTCCCAGACGGTCTCGTACTCCAGTTCGATGGGATTGGACATATGCGGGCCGTCCGTGACGAACGTCTCGAACTCGCCGCCTTCGCCGAGGGGGTGGACACCGTACTGCTCGTTTAGTTCGACCAGTTCTTCGAGCGCGTCGTGATCGAGCGTGCGACCCAACCACGACTCATCAAGGCCGTGAGCGGCGACCTGGATGATTTGTATCTCGAATCCCGCATCGATCATCGCTTCCCCGAGTTCGCGGGGGTCTTCCTGCCAGAGCGGAGCGAACAGATCGATTTCGAGACGGTCGCACATCCCCTGAATGCGGTTCGTCTGGTACTCGCTCTCGACTGCCCCTGCGGTGACGCCCGCGAGATCAATCTCCGCTGCGAGTGCTTCGAGCGCTGCTTCGAGGGGTTCCAGTTCGGCGTCGCCCTGTTCGCTGGAGTCGGTTGCTTCGGCAGCGCCCAAGTCGTCGGGCGTCACCTCGATGAGTTCGATACCCAAACTTTCGGCAGCGAGTGCCGCGAGGTGCGTCGCCGGTACGTGATACATGTACGAGTCGTCTCCGGGATGAACGGTGAGAAGTCGCGTCACGTCAAGCCCCGCTTCGAGAGCGCGGTAGACTGCCCACGAGGAATCCTTCCCGCCCGAGAAGAGGCCAACCCAATCTCCGGATTCGGTCATTGAAAGCCGTAGACCGCTGGTTCCTAAACCTTCTGCGGTTCGGATACCGCTTTTCGGACCGCTACATATAGCCCAAATCGCGGAGGCGACCCATCAAGTCCTCCTTGTCTTGGGCGCGACCGGCGCGTTCGGTACTTGCGCCGAGGTCCTGCACCCACGCGGGCCGGTCATCGGACTTCGCCGATCCCGACTCAGTGCCGAGCGACCGAAACCCCTCGAAGTACTTCGGTGAGATGGGGAGATCCGTCGCCGCGATACCTTCGGGTAGGTCGTCGGCGCTTTCGGGAACGAAGCCGTCAGGATAGCCCGAAGCGGCGTCGGGGACGATGAACTCCCAGAACGCATCCCAGATGTCGGCTTCCTCGAACTGGAGAATGGGGTGAACGCGGTCGTGTGGCGGATATTTCTCTGAATCGTGTCGCGCCGAAAAGAACGTCTCATCGGCGCGGGACTCCTGTTCGTCCCAGCGGACGCCCGAGAAGATGCCGTCGAAGCCGTCCGCTTCGATCACGTCGTTGAAAGCGACGGTCTTCAAGAGGTGGTTGCCCTCGAACGTGTCGGCATCAAGGGTGAGTGTATCGCCCTCGTAGTCGAGTCGTTCGAGTTCGCGGCGAGTCGTTTCAGACAAATCTGCGAGCGGAATTTCGTCACCCGGACTCGCGTCGAGCCGGACGAAATCCTCGTTGCGTGCGACAACGAGATCGAGGTCCCACTCGTCGGCCCACTGTTCGACGAATGCGACTGTCTCGGGGAAATGCTCGAAGTGGTCGATGAAGACGACGGGCGGCACTTCGACGCCCATCTCCGCAGCGACTTCGCGAACCACGTAGAGAACGACAGTGGAGTCTTTCCCGCCGGTCCACATGACGGTCGGGCGTCGGTACTGGTCGAGGGCCTGCTGGGTTACCGCGACAGCTTTGCTAATCTTGTCTTCGAGTGAGGGGTAGTTCGAGGCATCCTCGTCGCGGCCGCCGTCGTAGTCGAGCGTCACGTCCGAGGGGAAGGTCGGAGACATCTGAGAGACGTATCGCGCGAGGAGGCTATCTACCTTTGCGTGGCTATCCGTTCGTACGAGTCACTCGCACCGACAGCGAGCAGGCCACAGAAAAGGAGCTGACAGTACCGCCAGCAGCAACGAATCGCGGTAGTCACACGTGGAACCGAACCACGATTGGAGACGAATCACCACACGCAAGTTGCATCCGAATCGGGCGGATGCCGGAAGCGCGTGCCCGCCTTACATGTAGCCGAGGTCGCGCAGGCGTTCCATCAGGTCTTCTTTGTCCTGTGCGCGGCCTGCGCGCTCGGTCGTGTTCTCCATGTCCTGCAACCATGCCGGTTCCTCGGTCGTCTTGTCCGTCGAGACTTCGCTACCGAGCGAACGGAATCCGGCGAAGTACTTGGGCGAGACGGGAATGTCGTCCTGCGTCAGGTCGTTCGGGAGGTCCTCAGACGACTGCGGGACGTGACCGTCGTCGGGGTACTCCGCGACGGTGTCCGGAACGACGAAGTTCCAGAACGCCTGCCAGACCGACGCCTCGTCGAACTGGAGGATGGGTTGAACGCGGTCGTGGGGGGGGTAGATGTCGGGATCGTGACGCGGCGAGAAGAACGTCTCGTCGGCGCGCGCTTCCTGCTCGTCCCAGCGGACGCCCGAGATGACGCCGTCAACGTCGTACTCTTCGAGGGCGTCGTTCAGCGCCACCGTCTTCAGGAGGTGGTTGCCGACGTACGTGTCGAGGAGGAACGGGAACGTCTCGTCCTCGTACTCCAGAAGGTTCCGAACGTGGTGCTGGTTGTGTTCGGACAACTCGGAGATGTCGATGTCGTCGCCGGGCGACAGACTGTGTTCGTCCACGTAGGCACCCACGTCCTCGTTGCGGGCGTAGATGACGTCGAGATCCCACTCGTCAGCCCACTTGTCCACGAAGTCGTGGATCTCGTCGAAGTGCTGGTAGTGGTCGATGAAGACCGCGGGGGGAACGTCGTATCCGTGTTTCTCTGCAACCTCTTTGATGAAGTACAGACAGAGCGTGGAGTCCTTCCCGCCGGTCCACATCACGACAGGGTTCTCGTACTGTTCGAGGCCCTCTTTCGTGACCTCGATAGCCTTCTCGATTTTGTCGTGGATGCTTGGGTAGTCGTCGGGCGTCTCGCCTTCGCCGTCTTCGTACGCTACGTCGAGGTAGTCGGGGAAGCCTTCCGGCATACACTAATTACATCTAATTACAGCACTAAAGTGTCTTTTGCCCTGTGCAACCCGTGCAAATGAGGGCCAGAAACGTGTACTCGAGAGTCGAGAGGAGCTATAGACGTGTCTGATCGACTCTCATCGTCAATTGATAGAAGTGAAAATCTCGTCCCGAATCCACACTGGGACCGATGAGAACGAGTTCACTCTGCTCGACGCGCGCCCGACTCGGGCGTTGCGACGAGCGCGTTAGCTAATGAACTTGTTGTCGCGCCAGTTGACGCCGCCGCTTCCGGAACCGCCTTTCGAGGGGTTCTCTACGACTTCGATGGTCGCCGGACGTTCTTCGCCCTCGACGATACGCGTCGCGTGTAGTTCGTCGTCCGATTCGGTAATCGCTGTGAGCGTTCCTTTCTCGGCGATCTTGGCAATTTCTTGGAGAACGAGGAACATGGGGTACTGCAGGGCCGTGTTCTGGAGTACCGTCTCGCGGTCTCCTTTAAAGCAGGCGAACTCGACGAGCTCTGACGGAATCTCCTCTTCTTCTTCGCCCCAGCGTGGCGCGCCTGCGCGCGGTGGTTCCTCCTCGTACACGCGGTTCTCCGTGACACTCGCTTTGAGTTGTGCCGTCGGGGTGTACTTACTGAGATTATCGTCGGCCGCGACGGCCTTGAGGATGAGCGTGTTGTTCCGGCGAGTGACTTCTACGTCCTCGACTTCAGGGGGAAGTTCGGGATCGTTTTCGAAGAATTCCATGACATCTTCGAGTGGCAATTCGAGCGTTGAGTGAAGTCGGTATACGCGGCCTGACATTGTTGGAAACAGTATCGGGGTGCTGTGACGCGCGGCGGCGCGACGTCGATACCTGTGTTGGTGTAGGACCTACGCACATATATGGCCTACTCTTTGATTCGCCCCACCGAATGAAAATAGAAGTCACTGTCGAGTCGGGACGACAGTCCGACTCAGGCCGAAAGCGTCTCGCCGAGTTCGCCGCGTTCGTCCAGTTCTGCGAGGATATCGCTCCCGCCGACGAACTCGCCGTCAACGAACGTCTGCGGAATCGTTTCCCATCCGCTGTGTTCTTCCAGCGCGGCACGATAGGCATCGAGAGCAGGGAGCACGTCAACCGTCTCGAACGACTCGCGGTGCTTGCCGATGAGTTC
It contains:
- a CDS encoding ABC transporter permease, which translates into the protein MKWYITRRLAWTVVATLIILSLTFGLMAASPDPQAASYVAQQVQEGGNYQEAQESYEKARGLDKPLWERYKNYMVGMVTLDWGWSETRSQPVIQAISEAWPYSVMYGTPALIISTVVGVAIGLYSATHRNSLEDYAASAFAFFGISIPDFWFAILMILIFGVWLGWIPIYYHSDVPWLSLQNAQQLVAPTLVVTLSSIASEMRFSRATALEYVNAEFVKTAKAKGANSWRRVTRHIFRPALVPLSTILVGDILNIVLVSSYLVEVVFGIPGLGQLSYKAILQQDVSLVLGTVLIPTFIAIIGNLFQDLAYTVLDPRIDYGDR
- a CDS encoding ABC transporter permease; amino-acid sequence: MAAEDYQDRFEDIDWDDLQRSGFDSLTVQSGGYLVSMGILAVLLAYDYFLAQGPTITTPFQWDVSQLDWLLIATLVTVAFYAVYPLYDNPRMTRRYWREFSKNRAAVISGVFLTLIFGLGLVGPMFVSKPELNVLAQYQPPVFFSVPESTVGSCMGPVVDGMCQGTWQYPLGTTGQGKGIMKSVVYGMRVSLEVGLITPLIIILIGTAVGTIAAYSGGLMDELLMRYVDIQLTFPTFFLYLLLLYLYGGTLFLLIVIFGLTSWGSTARLVRSEALQRREEEYIQAAQSAGASEFWVIRKHLVPNVSNTVITNASLLIPSLILFEAAFSFLGLGDPTIPSWGQVIAAGRSDIDTAWWISTIPGVFLFTTVLALNFVGDALRDALDPRSED
- a CDS encoding ABC transporter ATP-binding protein encodes the protein MSEPLLSIRNLKTHFHTDEGTVHAVDGVSLDVDRGETVCVVGESGSGKTVTAESITRLIPEPPGEIVGGEVRFDGDDVLSMSESELEDLRGGRIGHIFQNPQGALNPVYTIGWQIREAIQLHDDVSDEEAHERTIDLLDRVGIPDATSRIDDYPHEFSGGMKQRVVIAMALASNPDLLIADEPTTALDVTIQMQILRLLNQVQDEFNTGIVMITHDLGVVAEVADRVVVMYAGKVMEQGDVYEIFENPSHPYTRALLECLPGRGERMEAIGGSLPSTTSPPSGCRFNPRCPYAVADCKKGKQPPMHSTGNGDHTVSCVHYEPGADPSVVLGEDSSDAVGDARADGGPETGGDDR
- a CDS encoding ABC transporter ATP-binding protein; its protein translation is MSSDAPLLEVRNLKKHYPITKGIMKREVGSVRAVDGISFAVERGETVGLVGESGCGKSTAATSLLRLEDPTDGEVLFEGRDITEYNDKELKRFRREAQMIFQDPTSSFDPRMSIGESVAEPLTVHGMRDRERRRRIVKDLLERVGLSADDIDRYPHEFSGGQKQRIGLARALVLNPKLIVADEPVSALDVSIQAEILSLMKEIQDEFGLGMLLISHDLSVVREICDRVAVMYLGEIVEFGRTEDLYEDPQHPYTRALLSSIPQPDPTKRGNAVELTGDVPSPSNPPSGCRFHTRCPEVIPPEGYDFEQEAWRSVMDLRVRLRRGGVDADAVREFVASETSQSPEAVSEDRIKAEIRREFDIPEQLADASAESVLSDALELLANGDQSEARDLLGDEFETVCETATPELRRTPVGHSASCHLIETSEDTLTAPSTND
- a CDS encoding type 1 glutamine amidotransferase domain-containing protein → MSDTTALFIVSEAGYWGEECVEPLTTLSEAGVDVTVATPTGAQPVVDERSVAPDEVGEEMSQKVLEVHENDDRLADPVPIATVDATDYDAVVFPGGHGTQWDINQDRHARQALLSAVAGEKGKALVVCHAVGILAFTREADGRYLVEDREVTGFPNEWEEGIVDENDLLPDGRKLPYWIEDEVTAVGGAWDAELDQETSVTVDGDLITARGPESSAAAAETLIDELGIEA
- a CDS encoding transcriptional regulator translates to MSESDSDATTRERIADALRDGPKTATDLSETVGIARSSAYNHLKHVARSVDSVDRDEQFLVAPPECRNCGFSAFDDPVNYPSRCPDCRSERIEEAVFKIE
- a CDS encoding sugar phosphate nucleotidyltransferase, whose translation is MKAVVLAGGYATRLWPITKHRPKMFLPVGDETVIDVIFEDLEEDDRISEVFVSTNERFEESFEEYLSDSPFEKPTVSVEETVEEDEKFGVVGALEQLIDRENVEEDLIVIAGDNLLSFDVSEFVDFFEAKRTPCIAAYDVGSKERAKSYGLVELDGDRVVDFQEKPDDPKSTLVSIACYAFPAETLPKFDEYLQDGNNPDEPGWFIQWLQQRGDVHAFTFDGAWFDIGTPESYLDAVSWYLGGENFVHETATVSDSELGENVYVMENSAVEGSTLEKTVVFSNTTIRNADIRNTIVDEETHVENLDLSNALIGAHSHLE
- a CDS encoding diphthine--ammonia ligase, translated to MTESGDWVGLFSGGKDSSWAVYRALEAGLDVTRLLTVHPGDDSYMYHVPATHLAALAAESLGIELIEVTPDDLGAAEATDSSEQGDAELEPLEAALEALAAEIDLAGVTAGAVESEYQTNRIQGMCDRLEIDLFAPLWQEDPRELGEAMIDAGFEIQIIQVAAHGLDESWLGRTLDHDALEELVELNEQYGVHPLGEGGEFETFVTDGPHMSNPIELEYETVWEGTRGHLEITDARLGE
- a CDS encoding phosphoadenosine phosphosulfate reductase family protein → MSPTFPSDVTLDYDGGRDEDASNYPSLEDKISKAVAVTQQALDQYRRPTVMWTGGKDSTVVLYVVREVAAEMGVEVPPVVFIDHFEHFPETVAFVEQWADEWDLDLVVARNEDFVRLDASPGDEIPLADLSETTRRELERLDYEGDTLTLDADTFEGNHLLKTVAFNDVIEADGFDGIFSGVRWDEQESRADETFFSARHDSEKYPPHDRVHPILQFEEADIWDAFWEFIVPDAASGYPDGFVPESADDLPEGIAATDLPISPKYFEGFRSLGTESGSAKSDDRPAWVQDLGASTERAGRAQDKEDLMGRLRDLGYM
- a CDS encoding phosphoadenosine phosphosulfate reductase family protein translates to MPEGFPDYLDVAYEDGEGETPDDYPSIHDKIEKAIEVTKEGLEQYENPVVMWTGGKDSTLCLYFIKEVAEKHGYDVPPAVFIDHYQHFDEIHDFVDKWADEWDLDVIYARNEDVGAYVDEHSLSPGDDIDISELSEHNQHHVRNLLEYEDETFPFLLDTYVGNHLLKTVALNDALEEYDVDGVISGVRWDEQEARADETFFSPRHDPDIYPPHDRVQPILQFDEASVWQAFWNFVVPDTVAEYPDDGHVPQSSEDLPNDLTQDDIPVSPKYFAGFRSLGSEVSTDKTTEEPAWLQDMENTTERAGRAQDKEDLMERLRDLGYM
- a CDS encoding DUF7110 family protein, with the protein product MSGRVYRLHSTLELPLEDVMEFFENDPELPPEVEDVEVTRRNNTLILKAVAADDNLSKYTPTAQLKASVTENRVYEEEPPRAGAPRWGEEEEEIPSELVEFACFKGDRETVLQNTALQYPMFLVLQEIAKIAEKGTLTAITESDDELHATRIVEGEERPATIEVVENPSKGGSGSGGVNWRDNKFIS
- a CDS encoding glutaredoxin family protein, with the translated sequence MTFEPGNDLSEEDVQERVDELIESNEVVLFMKGNQLMPQCGYSARALELIGKHRESFETVDVLPALDAYRAALEEHSGWETIPQTFVDGEFVGGSDILAELDERGELGETLSA